The following are encoded in a window of Prochlorococcus marinus str. MIT 1013 genomic DNA:
- a CDS encoding class I SAM-dependent methyltransferase, whose amino-acid sequence MNALKLNLGCGEKKLQNYINVDKFGTPDIKLDLESFPWPWETNSVSEIQLIHVLEHLGKDVEIYFGIFKEMYRICRNGAEILIKVPHFRHQFFYDDPTHVRAITPLGLQLFSKKLNKQWIEKKASNSPLGIYLDIDFELKKTGIKPSQDWFRLHPEKNTDIKLLIQESNIYNNLIEEYELVLEVIKSKDLETV is encoded by the coding sequence ATGAATGCTCTTAAACTAAATCTAGGATGTGGAGAGAAGAAACTTCAAAATTATATAAATGTAGATAAGTTTGGGACCCCAGACATAAAGCTTGATTTAGAATCATTTCCTTGGCCTTGGGAAACAAATTCAGTCTCAGAGATTCAATTAATACATGTACTTGAACATCTAGGTAAAGATGTAGAAATATACTTTGGAATATTCAAAGAGATGTATAGAATATGTCGTAATGGGGCAGAGATTCTAATAAAAGTTCCTCACTTTAGGCATCAATTCTTCTATGATGATCCAACTCATGTGAGAGCTATCACTCCACTAGGTTTACAATTATTTTCAAAAAAATTAAACAAGCAGTGGATAGAGAAAAAAGCATCAAATAGTCCTCTTGGAATATATTTAGATATCGATTTTGAACTAAAGAAAACAGGTATCAAGCCAAGTCAAGACTGGTTCAGGCTACATCCAGAAAAAAATACTGATATTAAATTGCTTATTCAAGAATCTAACATATATAATAATTTAATTGAAGAGTATGAGCTAGTGCTTGAAGTAATTAAAAGTAAAGATTTAGAAACAGTTTAA